The following coding sequences lie in one Spinacia oleracea cultivar Varoflay chromosome 1, BTI_SOV_V1, whole genome shotgun sequence genomic window:
- the LOC110792950 gene encoding DNA topoisomerase 3-beta isoform X2 translates to MVNVDFTAAFQDWNTTDPLDLFQAPTLKSESNPKAHIRRHLSQEARGCSHLVLWLDCDREGENICFEVIECTGFHFKEGEARVYRARFSSVTEKDIAKAMENLVEPNRNEALAVDARQEIDLKVGVAFTRFQTSYFQGKYGNLDSRVISYGPCQTPTLGFCVQRYLNINTFRPQKFWAVHPYISHKGYELKLEWDREKLFDLDVSLMFQKLVMEDGKVEIINVFKKQEHKSKPSGLNTVNLLKIASSSLGFGPQMAMQIAERLYIQGFISYPRTESTAYPSSFDFRGALVAQKNNPLWGGYVQTLLVDGYHKPRSGTDVGDHPPITPMRSATEEMLGHDAWRLYQYICQHFIGTVSPDCKYMRTKVEFSSGGESFGFTGQYVTAEGFTSIMPWLAISEKKLPEFAKGERIKISKVELYEGNTTPPDYLTESEIISLMEKHGIGTDASIPVHINNICERNYVQVQSGRRLVPTALGITLVRGYQCTDPDLCLPDIRSFIEHQITLVAKGQADHSLVVKHVLEQFKQKYVYFVKQIEHMDALFEAQFSPLSESGRALSKCGKCARYMKYISQQPQRLYCGSCEDVYYLPQKGSIKLYKEIVCPLDNFELLLFSMPGPEGKSFPLCPYCYNNPPFEGVDKLFGAPKTGPAKLGKGAGMPCFLCPHPTCPHSLIAQGVCACPECSGTLVLDPVSAPKWRLDCNMCNCLVFLPQGAHRISTTKERCPDCESTIVEVDFNKNNTPLADGTTLYAGCILCDELLHSLIEMKHGKSSFRRFGGRGRGRGRGRGRGRGGRKNVDPKMSFRDF, encoded by the exons GCTCATATCCGGAGACATTTGAGTCAAGAAGCTCGTGGTTGTAGCCATCTTGTATTGTGGCTGGACTGTGACCGAGAAGGGGAGAATATTTGTTTTGAAG TTATTGAGTGCACTGGATTTCATTTCAAAGAAGGGGAAGCAAGAGTTTATCGTGCTCGGTTTTCCTCTGTTACCGAGAAAGACATTGCAAAGGCAATGGAAAATCTCGTTGAGCCAAACAGAAATGAGGCCTTGGCTGTGGATGCGCGCCAGGAGATAGACTTGAAAGTTGGAGTTGCCTTTACCCGCTTCCAGACTAGCTACTTTCAGGGAAAATATGGAAACTTGGACTCTCGAGTTATCTC TTATGGGCCATGTCAAACTCCAACTCTTGGATTTTGTGTACAACGCTATTTGAATATCAACACTTTCAGGCCGCAGAAGTTCTGGGCTGTGCATCCCTACATCTCTCACAAGGGCTATGAACTCAAATTGGAGTGGGATCGCGAAAAGTTGTTTGACTTAGAT GTCTCCTTGATGTTTCAAAAATTGGTTATGGAAGACGGCAAGGTTGAAATAATCAATGTATTTAAGAAGCAGGAGCACAAGAGTAAACCCTCTGGTTTGAACACAGTCAATCTTCTTAAG ATTGCTTCAAGTTCATTGGGCTTTGGGCCACAGATGGCTATGCAGATAGCAGAAAGGTTGTATATTCAAGGGTTTATCAG TTATCCTCGCACAGAAAGTACTGCTTATCCGTCTTCGTTTGACTTCCGAGGTGCACTTGTGGCACAAAAGAATAATCCCTTATGGGGAGGTTATGTACAGACCCTACTGGTTGATGGTTACCATAAACCTCGTTCAGGAACTGATGTAGGCGATCATCCACCCATTACCCCAATGCGATCAGCTACTGAAGAGATGCTTGGTCATGATGCTTGGAGATTGTATCAGTATATTTGTCAGCACTTTATTGGCACTGTGTCTCCAGACTGCAAATATATGAG GACAAAGGTTGAATTTTCAAGTGGTGGAGAATCATTTGGTTTTACAGGACAGTATGTCACTGCCGAAGGATTCACCTCCATTATGCCTTGGTTGGCTATAAGCGAGAAAAAGCTTCCTGAATTTGCAAAGGGTGAAAGAATTAAGATATCAAAAGTTGAACTATATGAG GGGAACACTACGCCTCCTGATTACCTTACTGAAAGTGAGATCATTTCCCTCATGGAAAAGCATGGAATAGGCACAGATGCATCCATTCCTGTACACATCAACAACATATGTGAGCGCAATTATGTACAG GTACAAAGTGGACGGAGGTTGGTTCCTACTGCTTTGGGCATCACTCTTGTCCGAGGTTACCAATGCACTGATCCAGATCTTTGCCTGCCAGACATTCGGAGTTTTATTGAACATCAGATTACTCTAGTTGCCAAGGGTCAAGCGGATCATTCACTTGTTGTGAAACATGTTCTTGAACAGTTTAAGCAGAAGTATGTATATTTTGTCAAGCAG ATTGAACACATGGATGCACTATTTGAAGCCCAATTTTCTCCTCTATCAGAATCCGGCCGTGCGTTGAGTAAATGTGGAAAGTGTGCAAGGTATATGAAGTACATTTCTCAACAACCACAACGCCTCTATTGCGGTTCTTGTGAGGATGTGTACTATCTTCCTCAAAAAGGCTCAATTAAG CTGTACAAGGAAATTGTTTGCCCTTTGGACAATTTTGAACTGTTGCTCTTCTCCATGCCTGGTCCAGAAGGCAAATCATTTCCCCTATGCCCTTACTGCTACAACAATCCTCCATTCGAAGGTGTAGACAAACTCTTTGGTGCACCCAAAACTGGTCCCGCCAAACTGGGTAAGGGTGCGGGGATGCCATGTTTCCTCTGCCCCCATCCTACATGTCCGCATTCTCTGATAGCCCAAGGTGTTTGTGCTTGTCCGGAGTGCAGTGGTACACTTGTCCTGGATCCTGTTAGTGCTCCCAAATGGCGGCTTGACTGTAATATGTGCAACTGTCTTGTCTTTCTACCTCAAGGTGCTCACCGGATCTCAACCACGAAAGAGCGGTGCCCTGACTGTGAGTCTACTATCGTAGAAGTTGACTTTAATAAGAATAACACACCTTTGGCAGATGGAACTACTTTGTATGCAGGATGTATTCTTTGTGATGAACTCCTTCATTCACTGATTGAGATGAAGCATGGGAAATCTTCTTTTAGGCGTTTTGGAGGAAGAGGTAGGGGAAGGGGAAGGGGAAGAGGAAGAGGACGAGGTGGAAGGAAAAATGTTGATCCTAAAATGAGTTTCCGGGATTTCTGA
- the LOC110792950 gene encoding DNA topoisomerase 3-beta isoform X3: protein MFLDFTAAFQDWNTTDPLDLFQAPTLKSESNPKAHIRRHLSQEARGCSHLVLWLDCDREGENICFEVIECTGFHFKEGEARVYRARFSSVTEKDIAKAMENLVEPNRNEALAVDARQEIDLKVGVAFTRFQTSYFQGKYGNLDSRVISYGPCQTPTLGFCVQRYLNINTFRPQKFWAVHPYISHKGYELKLEWDREKLFDLDVSLMFQKLVMEDGKVEIINVFKKQEHKSKPSGLNTVNLLKIASSSLGFGPQMAMQIAERLYIQGFISYPRTESTAYPSSFDFRGALVAQKNNPLWGGYVQTLLVDGYHKPRSGTDVGDHPPITPMRSATEEMLGHDAWRLYQYICQHFIGTVSPDCKYMRTKVEFSSGGESFGFTGQYVTAEGFTSIMPWLAISEKKLPEFAKGERIKISKVELYEGNTTPPDYLTESEIISLMEKHGIGTDASIPVHINNICERNYVQVQSGRRLVPTALGITLVRGYQCTDPDLCLPDIRSFIEHQITLVAKGQADHSLVVKHVLEQFKQKYVYFVKQIEHMDALFEAQFSPLSESGRALSKCGKCARYMKYISQQPQRLYCGSCEDVYYLPQKGSIKLYKEIVCPLDNFELLLFSMPGPEGKSFPLCPYCYNNPPFEGVDKLFGAPKTGPAKLGKGAGMPCFLCPHPTCPHSLIAQGVCACPECSGTLVLDPVSAPKWRLDCNMCNCLVFLPQGAHRISTTKERCPDCESTIVEVDFNKNNTPLADGTTLYAGCILCDELLHSLIEMKHGKSSFRRFGGRGRGRGRGRGRGRGGRKNVDPKMSFRDF from the exons GCTCATATCCGGAGACATTTGAGTCAAGAAGCTCGTGGTTGTAGCCATCTTGTATTGTGGCTGGACTGTGACCGAGAAGGGGAGAATATTTGTTTTGAAG TTATTGAGTGCACTGGATTTCATTTCAAAGAAGGGGAAGCAAGAGTTTATCGTGCTCGGTTTTCCTCTGTTACCGAGAAAGACATTGCAAAGGCAATGGAAAATCTCGTTGAGCCAAACAGAAATGAGGCCTTGGCTGTGGATGCGCGCCAGGAGATAGACTTGAAAGTTGGAGTTGCCTTTACCCGCTTCCAGACTAGCTACTTTCAGGGAAAATATGGAAACTTGGACTCTCGAGTTATCTC TTATGGGCCATGTCAAACTCCAACTCTTGGATTTTGTGTACAACGCTATTTGAATATCAACACTTTCAGGCCGCAGAAGTTCTGGGCTGTGCATCCCTACATCTCTCACAAGGGCTATGAACTCAAATTGGAGTGGGATCGCGAAAAGTTGTTTGACTTAGAT GTCTCCTTGATGTTTCAAAAATTGGTTATGGAAGACGGCAAGGTTGAAATAATCAATGTATTTAAGAAGCAGGAGCACAAGAGTAAACCCTCTGGTTTGAACACAGTCAATCTTCTTAAG ATTGCTTCAAGTTCATTGGGCTTTGGGCCACAGATGGCTATGCAGATAGCAGAAAGGTTGTATATTCAAGGGTTTATCAG TTATCCTCGCACAGAAAGTACTGCTTATCCGTCTTCGTTTGACTTCCGAGGTGCACTTGTGGCACAAAAGAATAATCCCTTATGGGGAGGTTATGTACAGACCCTACTGGTTGATGGTTACCATAAACCTCGTTCAGGAACTGATGTAGGCGATCATCCACCCATTACCCCAATGCGATCAGCTACTGAAGAGATGCTTGGTCATGATGCTTGGAGATTGTATCAGTATATTTGTCAGCACTTTATTGGCACTGTGTCTCCAGACTGCAAATATATGAG GACAAAGGTTGAATTTTCAAGTGGTGGAGAATCATTTGGTTTTACAGGACAGTATGTCACTGCCGAAGGATTCACCTCCATTATGCCTTGGTTGGCTATAAGCGAGAAAAAGCTTCCTGAATTTGCAAAGGGTGAAAGAATTAAGATATCAAAAGTTGAACTATATGAG GGGAACACTACGCCTCCTGATTACCTTACTGAAAGTGAGATCATTTCCCTCATGGAAAAGCATGGAATAGGCACAGATGCATCCATTCCTGTACACATCAACAACATATGTGAGCGCAATTATGTACAG GTACAAAGTGGACGGAGGTTGGTTCCTACTGCTTTGGGCATCACTCTTGTCCGAGGTTACCAATGCACTGATCCAGATCTTTGCCTGCCAGACATTCGGAGTTTTATTGAACATCAGATTACTCTAGTTGCCAAGGGTCAAGCGGATCATTCACTTGTTGTGAAACATGTTCTTGAACAGTTTAAGCAGAAGTATGTATATTTTGTCAAGCAG ATTGAACACATGGATGCACTATTTGAAGCCCAATTTTCTCCTCTATCAGAATCCGGCCGTGCGTTGAGTAAATGTGGAAAGTGTGCAAGGTATATGAAGTACATTTCTCAACAACCACAACGCCTCTATTGCGGTTCTTGTGAGGATGTGTACTATCTTCCTCAAAAAGGCTCAATTAAG CTGTACAAGGAAATTGTTTGCCCTTTGGACAATTTTGAACTGTTGCTCTTCTCCATGCCTGGTCCAGAAGGCAAATCATTTCCCCTATGCCCTTACTGCTACAACAATCCTCCATTCGAAGGTGTAGACAAACTCTTTGGTGCACCCAAAACTGGTCCCGCCAAACTGGGTAAGGGTGCGGGGATGCCATGTTTCCTCTGCCCCCATCCTACATGTCCGCATTCTCTGATAGCCCAAGGTGTTTGTGCTTGTCCGGAGTGCAGTGGTACACTTGTCCTGGATCCTGTTAGTGCTCCCAAATGGCGGCTTGACTGTAATATGTGCAACTGTCTTGTCTTTCTACCTCAAGGTGCTCACCGGATCTCAACCACGAAAGAGCGGTGCCCTGACTGTGAGTCTACTATCGTAGAAGTTGACTTTAATAAGAATAACACACCTTTGGCAGATGGAACTACTTTGTATGCAGGATGTATTCTTTGTGATGAACTCCTTCATTCACTGATTGAGATGAAGCATGGGAAATCTTCTTTTAGGCGTTTTGGAGGAAGAGGTAGGGGAAGGGGAAGGGGAAGAGGAAGAGGACGAGGTGGAAGGAAAAATGTTGATCCTAAAATGAGTTTCCGGGATTTCTGA
- the LOC110792950 gene encoding DNA topoisomerase 3-beta isoform X4 — translation MSTRRGSTEVHEFDAMFLGLHSHFTVTSVIGHVFSVDFTAAFQDWNTTDPLDLFQAPTLKSESNPKAHIRRHLSQEARGCSHLVLWLDCDREGENICFEVIECTGFHFKEGEARVYRARFSSVTEKDIAKAMENLVEPNRNEALAVDARQEIDLKVGVAFTRFQTSYFQGKYGNLDSRVISYGPCQTPTLGFCVQRYLNINTFRPQKFWAVHPYISHKGYELKLEWDREKLFDLDVSLMFQKLVMEDGKVEIINVFKKQEHKSKPSGLNTVNLLKIASSSLGFGPQMAMQIAERLYIQGFISYPRTESTAYPSSFDFRGALVAQKNNPLWGGYVQTLLVDGYHKPRSGTDVGDHPPITPMRSATEEMLGHDAWRLYQYICQHFIGTVSPDCKYMRTKVEFSSGGESFGFTGQYVTAEGFTSIMPWLAISEKKLPEFAKGERIKISKVELYEGNTTPPDYLTESEIISLMEKHGIGTDASIPVHINNICERNYVQVQSGRRLVPTALGITLVRGYQCTDPDLCLPDIRSFIEHQITLVAKGQADHSLVVKHVLEQFKQKYVYFVKQIEHMDALFEAQFSPLSESGRALSKCGKCARYMKYISQQPQRLYCGSCEDVYYLPQKGSIKLYKEIVCPLDNFELLLFSMPGPEGKSFPLCPYCYNNPPFEGVDKLFGAPKTGPAKLGKGAGMPCFLCPHPTCPHSLIAQGVCACPECSGTLVLDPVSAPKWRLDCNMCNCLVFLPQGAHRISTTKERCPDCESTIVEVDFNKNNTPLADGTTLYAGCILCDELLHSLIEMKHGKSSFRRFGGRGRGRGRGRGRGRGGRKNVDPKMSFRDF, via the exons GCTCATATCCGGAGACATTTGAGTCAAGAAGCTCGTGGTTGTAGCCATCTTGTATTGTGGCTGGACTGTGACCGAGAAGGGGAGAATATTTGTTTTGAAG TTATTGAGTGCACTGGATTTCATTTCAAAGAAGGGGAAGCAAGAGTTTATCGTGCTCGGTTTTCCTCTGTTACCGAGAAAGACATTGCAAAGGCAATGGAAAATCTCGTTGAGCCAAACAGAAATGAGGCCTTGGCTGTGGATGCGCGCCAGGAGATAGACTTGAAAGTTGGAGTTGCCTTTACCCGCTTCCAGACTAGCTACTTTCAGGGAAAATATGGAAACTTGGACTCTCGAGTTATCTC TTATGGGCCATGTCAAACTCCAACTCTTGGATTTTGTGTACAACGCTATTTGAATATCAACACTTTCAGGCCGCAGAAGTTCTGGGCTGTGCATCCCTACATCTCTCACAAGGGCTATGAACTCAAATTGGAGTGGGATCGCGAAAAGTTGTTTGACTTAGAT GTCTCCTTGATGTTTCAAAAATTGGTTATGGAAGACGGCAAGGTTGAAATAATCAATGTATTTAAGAAGCAGGAGCACAAGAGTAAACCCTCTGGTTTGAACACAGTCAATCTTCTTAAG ATTGCTTCAAGTTCATTGGGCTTTGGGCCACAGATGGCTATGCAGATAGCAGAAAGGTTGTATATTCAAGGGTTTATCAG TTATCCTCGCACAGAAAGTACTGCTTATCCGTCTTCGTTTGACTTCCGAGGTGCACTTGTGGCACAAAAGAATAATCCCTTATGGGGAGGTTATGTACAGACCCTACTGGTTGATGGTTACCATAAACCTCGTTCAGGAACTGATGTAGGCGATCATCCACCCATTACCCCAATGCGATCAGCTACTGAAGAGATGCTTGGTCATGATGCTTGGAGATTGTATCAGTATATTTGTCAGCACTTTATTGGCACTGTGTCTCCAGACTGCAAATATATGAG GACAAAGGTTGAATTTTCAAGTGGTGGAGAATCATTTGGTTTTACAGGACAGTATGTCACTGCCGAAGGATTCACCTCCATTATGCCTTGGTTGGCTATAAGCGAGAAAAAGCTTCCTGAATTTGCAAAGGGTGAAAGAATTAAGATATCAAAAGTTGAACTATATGAG GGGAACACTACGCCTCCTGATTACCTTACTGAAAGTGAGATCATTTCCCTCATGGAAAAGCATGGAATAGGCACAGATGCATCCATTCCTGTACACATCAACAACATATGTGAGCGCAATTATGTACAG GTACAAAGTGGACGGAGGTTGGTTCCTACTGCTTTGGGCATCACTCTTGTCCGAGGTTACCAATGCACTGATCCAGATCTTTGCCTGCCAGACATTCGGAGTTTTATTGAACATCAGATTACTCTAGTTGCCAAGGGTCAAGCGGATCATTCACTTGTTGTGAAACATGTTCTTGAACAGTTTAAGCAGAAGTATGTATATTTTGTCAAGCAG ATTGAACACATGGATGCACTATTTGAAGCCCAATTTTCTCCTCTATCAGAATCCGGCCGTGCGTTGAGTAAATGTGGAAAGTGTGCAAGGTATATGAAGTACATTTCTCAACAACCACAACGCCTCTATTGCGGTTCTTGTGAGGATGTGTACTATCTTCCTCAAAAAGGCTCAATTAAG CTGTACAAGGAAATTGTTTGCCCTTTGGACAATTTTGAACTGTTGCTCTTCTCCATGCCTGGTCCAGAAGGCAAATCATTTCCCCTATGCCCTTACTGCTACAACAATCCTCCATTCGAAGGTGTAGACAAACTCTTTGGTGCACCCAAAACTGGTCCCGCCAAACTGGGTAAGGGTGCGGGGATGCCATGTTTCCTCTGCCCCCATCCTACATGTCCGCATTCTCTGATAGCCCAAGGTGTTTGTGCTTGTCCGGAGTGCAGTGGTACACTTGTCCTGGATCCTGTTAGTGCTCCCAAATGGCGGCTTGACTGTAATATGTGCAACTGTCTTGTCTTTCTACCTCAAGGTGCTCACCGGATCTCAACCACGAAAGAGCGGTGCCCTGACTGTGAGTCTACTATCGTAGAAGTTGACTTTAATAAGAATAACACACCTTTGGCAGATGGAACTACTTTGTATGCAGGATGTATTCTTTGTGATGAACTCCTTCATTCACTGATTGAGATGAAGCATGGGAAATCTTCTTTTAGGCGTTTTGGAGGAAGAGGTAGGGGAAGGGGAAGGGGAAGAGGAAGAGGACGAGGTGGAAGGAAAAATGTTGATCCTAAAATGAGTTTCCGGGATTTCTGA